CGTACGTTTGGCGTAAGAATTTACCAGGAAGATATTCCATGTGAAGAAAAGGATGCAGAAAAGTAAAAATTACTCTGACCTTGACCTGTCTGTTCAGGAATTGAACACCAAAAGCACGGCAAAATTAATCCTGAAAATTTATTTATTGATTTACAACAAGTTACAAAATTTTCCTTGACAAATTCTTTATCTCTGATATAATAAGTGCAAGGAGTTTGTGAGAACAATGAATCAGATCTCGAAATATTCGACTTCATACGGTTTTTACTTCGGTCGCTATTGGTGGTGGCATTATACCACCGGCCGATAGTGGATTCGTTGTTGTTTTAGATTCCCCCCAAAAGAAGAAACAAGGCGAGCCCACTATCAAAACGATGGTGGGTTTCTTTTTAGGGCAGAAAAATGAAGCAATTGACAGACAAGAATAACATATCAAACGAAGTTATCAATCAGGATACCTTCTGTTTTGGCTATTCCTACAGCTATTACTGGTGGTGGTATACCACTTTGCCTGATAGTGGAAGCGAATAGCTAATTAGAAAAAGCATTCCAGCCCGCTATCAGCCGATGATAGCGGGCTTTTTTTGTGTAAGGATTGGAAAAATGGTTGAACACACGAAATTGAAAATTTTGTCGCGAGAAATGCCGGCCGATCTGGAAACGCCCGTCTCGGCGTTTCTAAAGCTCCAAACCATTGGAGCGAAAATTCTTTTGGAGAGCGTTGAGAGCGCAACCAGACTTGGCCGTTACTCCTTTATCGGGATGAAGCCGGAATCAAGAATTACCGTTTATGATAATCGTATTTCCCTTCAAAACGGAACCAAAAGCGAATCATTATTATATACCGAGCCTGATGCTCCCTTAAGTGGACTGCGTTCAATTCTCAATCGCTTTTCGGTAGAAGAGATTGACGACCGTCCTCCCTTGCTCGGGGGAGCGGTTGGGTTTATCAGCTATGATTTCATTCGCTTTTTTGAAAACATTCCCAATTACTCCGGCGACACCCTCCATCTGCCTCCGGCAATGCTGTACCTAATAGATACTCTCCTGGTTTTCGATCATGTCCGGAGAAACATAAAAGTCCTGAGTCTGACGACGGGGGATAAAGATTCTGCCGCCGCGAAAAAGATCGATAGCGTTATCAATACCCTGCGTTCTCCTTTGATTCATCCATCCGGCAATGGAAATATTACCTCGAGCAAAAAACCTGCCTCGAATTTTACGCAAGATGATTTTTGCCGGGCAGTCACCGAAGTGCAAAAACATATTATAGCCGGGGATGTTTATCAACAGGTTATTTCCCAGAGATTGGAAGGCGAAACTGAGGCCGATCCGTTTATGATTTACCGGGCGCTGCGAATGCTTAATCCCTCGCCCTATATGTACTTTTTGGATTTTGATGATATCAAACTGATCGGTTCTTCTCCCGAGGCTTTAGTCAGACTGGAAAATGATATCGCGACGGTACGTCCCATCGCCGGTACTCGCCCCCGTGGAAATACTCCCGAAGAGGATGATAAAATGGCGGTTGAATTATTTAATGATGCCAAGGAACGCGCCGAACATGTTATGCTGGTTGATCTGGGGCGTAATGATTTGGGACGTTGCTGTCGCATCGGTTCGGTCAATGTCACCGAATTTATGAATATCGAACGTTATTCGCATGTCATGCACATGACCTCCAATGTTACCGGGAAATTGAAGGAGGATATGGATCAATTTGATCTCTTCAAAGCCGCCTTCCCTGCCGGAACCGTGACCGGCGCGCCCAAAATCAAATCGATGGAATTAATCGAGAATATTGAAACCACCCGGCGCGGTCCATATGCCGGCGCGGTAGGATATTTTAGCCTCTCGGGCGATATGGATTGGTGCATTAATATCAGGACAATTCTGATGAAAGACAAAAAATATTACCTCCAGGCCGGCGCCGGAATCGTTGCCGATTCAATTCCGGAAATGGAGTATCTGGAGACCAAAAACAAAATCGCCGCCCTCCAAAAAGCGATTGAAAACGCGGAAGGAGGTATCTGATGATTTTGATTATCGACAATTACGATTCATTCACCTACAACCTGGTGCAGTATATCGGGGAATTAGGCAAGGAATGTCATGTTGCCCGCAATAATGAAATCACCCTGGAGCAGGCAATCAATCTCAATCCGACCCACCTGGTTATATCCCCGGGACCGGGACGACCCCGGGATGCCGGAATTTCCCTTGAGATGATAAAGTACTTCTCGGATAAAATTCCCATCCTCGGAGTTTGCCTCGGGCATCAATGTCTCGCGGAGGCGTTCGGGGGAAATATTGATAACGCCGAAATTCTAATGCATGGTAAAATATCCAATGTTTATCACACCGGCGATGGACTGTTCCTGGGAGTTCCATCTCCTTTTGAGGCAACCCGGTATCATTCATTGATTGTCCGTGAGGAGTCTCTGCCCGACTGTTTACACGTCACTGCTCATACCGATGATGGTGAGATTATGGCCGTTCGTCTTTTAGATAAGCCTGTGGTGGGTGTACAATTTCATCCGGAATCGATTCTTACCACTCACGGTAAAAACCTGATATCAAATTTTCTCAGCGCGAGGTAATCATGATTAAGGAAGCGATCAAAAAAGTCATAGAAGATCAGGACTTATCTATCGACGAAAGCCGGGGAGTAATAAATCAAATCATGTCCGGAGAGGCTTCTCCGCCTCACACGGCCGCGTTTTTGACGGCCTTGCGATGCAAAGGAGAAACCGTTGACGAAATTTTAGGGGCGGCGCAGGTGATGCGGGAGAGAGCACGGCGCATTCCTCATAAGCAGGAAATGATTTTCGACAATTGCGGTACCGGCGGCGATGGAGCGGGGACGTTTAATATTTCCACGACGGCTTCTTTTGTCATCGCCGCTTGCGGAATTCCGGTCGGCAAACACGGCAACCGATCAGTCTCCAGTCAATGCGGAAGCGCCGACCTGTTGCAGGAATTGGGAGCCAATCTTGATTTAAGTCCCGAGCAATCCGGGCAAAGCATCGATGAGATTGGAATCGGTTTTCTTTTCGCTCCGGCGCTGCATCCGGCCATGAAAGCAGTCGTTCCCATAAGAAAAGAACTCGGATTCAGGACAGTTTTTAACCTATTGGGCCCCCTGACTAATCCCGCTTTCGCGACTCATCAATTAATTGGCGTTTTTGACGGAGCCTATACCGATAAAATCGCTCAGGTCGCTCGCGCGATCGGGATTAAGTCCACCATGGTCGTGTATAGCCAGTGTCACATTGATGAATTAACCACTGCCGGGCTCAATGAAGTCAGTGTGGCCCAAAACGGCACATGCGATCATTATCAGTTGAATCCTCAAGCCCTGGGATTTGCCTCGTGCGACATGAAGGAACTTGCCGGAGGTGACGCAAGGGAAAATGCCGGTATTACCATTTCAATATTAAAGGGCGAAAAAAGCCCCCGGCGGGACACTGTTTTGCTCAACGCGGCCGCAGCCCTGACTATCGCCGAAAAGTCAGTCAATTTAAAAGAGGGCATCAAAATGGCCGAGGAATGTATCGATTCCCGACAGGCCCTGAGGAAACTGAATGACTTTATAGAATTCAGCAGGAGCTTTGGCGATGCTTGAGCAAATTATCAAACATAAGAAAGACTGGCTGGATCAGCTTAACAGTCGTTCAACCATTGATGATATGGCCAAATCCGTGCGGAATATGCGCCCTGCCAGAGGCTTGCGGACAAATCTCACAAAAGACAACAAACTTGCGCTGATAGCTGAGATAAAAAGAAGGTCGCCGTCGCGAGGAATATTAAACAATACTATTGAGGTGGACCGGTTTGTCAGGCTTTACGAAGAAGCGGGAGCGTCGGCTGTATCAATTTTAACCGAAGATCAGTTTTTCTCAGGTTCCATCGATGATTTGAAAATGGCCAGAGAAAATACATCGCTGCCGATTCTGAGAAAAGATTTTATTATCGAGGAATCACAAATCTGGGAAAGTCGCGCGATAGGAGCCGATGCCGTGCTTCTCATCGCGGCCATTCTGAGCGATAATCAGCTTTATGATTTGCATGCCCTGGCCCGTGAAATCGGGCTGGAAACCATAATTGAAATTCACTCCAAAGAAGAACTCGACCGCGCCTGGCGCCTCAAACCGGAAATTATCGGGATTAACAATCGCAATCTCAAAACTTTTCAGGTCAGCCTTAATACCGTTGAAAACCTATATCCTTTAATCCCATGCAATGCCATTTGCATCAGCGAGAGCGGGATTAAAACCCGTGATGATATGCTCAGGGTCCAGGAATGTGGCGTTGATGCGGTTTTAATCGGCGAAGGCATAGTTACCAGTGAAGATCCATTTGGCAAAATCCGTGAACTCCTGGGAGAGTCGGAATGACAAGAATAAAAATTTGCGGAATTACAAATTATGATGATGCCGCGTTTGCGGTTGTGTCCGGCGCCGATGCTCTTGGTTTTATATTTGCCGAAAGCCCCCGAAGGATAAGTCAGAAAGCAGCAAAGGAAATTACTCAAGCTCTTTCTCCCTTCGTCAATAAGATTGGAGTTTTCGTAGATGAGCCGATTGGAGTCATTGCTGAGACAATTATAGATTGCCGTCTTGATGCTGTGCAGATTCATGGAGATATAAATTTTGATGATCTAAAACAATTACCAATCCCCTTCATCAAAACATTCAGAATTTGCGATGAACGAGACCTTGATATAATTCAAACCAGCAATCTATCATATTTTCATCTCGATACCTACCAACCCGGGAAAATGGGCGGAACGGGAAAACAGTTTGATTGGAATATCGCTAAAGAAGCTTCGCGTTACGGCCGGGTAATTTTATCCGGAGGATTAAATCCCGAAAACATAAGCCAGGCATTGGAAACAGTTCAACCGTATGCTGTCGATGTTTGCGGTGGAGTCGAAGATAAACCGGGGAAAAAAAATCACGAAAAAATAAAGAAATTCATAAATGAGGTACGATCATGGGACAACCGAACAAATTAGGATATTTCGGTCGTTTTGGCGGACGATATGTTCCCGAGACATTGATGGCGGCGTTGATGCAATTGGAAGAAGAGTATCATCTTGCCCGACGCGATCCCGAATTTAAAAACGAACTCAATAATCTACTCAACAATTATGCCGGTCGGCCGACGCCGCTGTATTTCGCCGAAAGAATTACTCGCAAATGGAAAGGCGCGAAGATTTACCTCAAGAGAGAGGATTTGACGCATACCGGCGCCCATAAAATAAACAATTGTCTCGGTCAGGGTCTTCTCGCAAAAAGGATGGGAAAAAAGCGTATAATCGCCGAAACCGGCGCCGGGCAGCATGGCGTCGCGGTTGCCACCGTTTGTTGCCTGTTCGGAATGGATTGTACTGTTTATATGGGGCGCCAGGACATGGAACGCCAGGCTCCCAATGTTGATCGAATTAAACTCCTCGGGGCGAAAGTTATTCCGGTAGATTCCGGGAGCCGGACGCTGAAAGACGCCACCAATGAAGCCATCCGCGATTGGGTAACCAATGTCTCATCGACACATTATATAATAGGTTCAACCGTCGGTCCTCATCCCTATCCGTTAATGGTTCGTGATTTTCAATCGGTTATCGGGAAGGAAACGAAAAAGCAAATCAAGAAAATCGCGGGCCGTCTTCCCGACGCGATCGTCGCCTGCGTCGGCGGCGGCAGCAACGCCATCGGAATGTTTCATGAATTTGTAAAGGACAAAGAGGTCAATCTATTTGGTATCGAGTCGGCCGGAAACGGATTATCTACTCATCTTCACGCGGCAACATTAAAGAAGGGCAAACCCGGAATTCTCCATGGAGGTTTTAGTTATCTGTTGCAGGATAAAGATGGTCAGGTTATGCCGACTCATTCTATTGCCGCAGGGCTGGACTATCCCGGTGTCGGTCCGGAACATAGCCAGATGAAAGATTCGGGCCGCGTATCCTACGAGGCTGTTACCGACGCGCGGGCATTGGAAGCATTTAAGGAATTATCTGTTACCGAGGGTATTATCCCAGCTCTGGAATCATCTTTTGCTTTGGCCTACGCCAAAAAGCTCGCTCCCAAATTGAGCAAGAACGATATCCTGATTATCAATCTCTCCGGCCGGGGCGATAAAGACCTGGCCAATCAAGATGTTATAAATCTGCTTCGAGACAGGGCATCCTCAATAAAACGTAATTTGAGACCTTTTGCATTGGAAAGAGAATTTAATGAAGTCTCTAACGGAAACTTTTGCTAATTGCCGGCGGTACAGCCGGAAGGCTCTGATGCCCTTTTTAACCGCCGGTTATCCGGACGAGAGAACATTTCTCAAGTTGTTATTTGAATTTCAATCGTCGGGAGCCGACATGGTCGAGATCGGCATACCATTTTCTGACCCGCTGGCCGACGGCAAAACAATTCAATATTCATCGCACCGGGCACTTCAGCAGGGAATTAATGTCGTCTCAATTTTCCGTCGTCTGTCTCAGTTGAACGGCAGCTTCAGATTGCCTTTAATAATGATGAGTTATTTCAACCCCATTTACCATTATGGTGTCGATAAATTTATATCTCGCGCTTCCTCTATCGGAATAAAAGGATTGATTATCCCTGATATAATTCCGGAAGAATCCGGAGACCTTGAGTATCAGTGCCGGCAAAATAATATCGATCTGATATATCTTCTGGCTCCTACGTCAAACGCGAAGCGTACCAAATTGATTCTCCGAAGAAGCCGGGGATTTGTTTATTTGGTGACGATCGCGGGAGTAACCGGAGCTCGAGATAAATTGCCTGCGGATCTTGTGCAATGGATCAAAAAAATAAAAAAACAGAGTGATATCCCGGTCTGCTCCGGATTTGGAATATCCCATAAGAATCAGGCCGCGACGGTCTCGCGGGTCGCCGATGGCGTCATTGTCGGAAGCGCCATTATTGATATAATCAGAAATTCGGCCAATCCGGCGCAAGCTGTCGATGAAACCGGAAAATTTATCAGGCAACTACGAAAAGGAATAGACTATGTCAAAGGTTAGAGGCATCCGCGGAGCGATAAGCATCCCGAAAAACACTGAAAAAGATATTCTTGAGGCAACGACAATATTACTGCGAAAAATAATTGAATCCAATCAAATCCAGACTGACGATATCGCCAGCATCTTTTTTACCGTTACCGATGATTTAAACGCGGAATTTCCGGCTTACGCTGTCCGCAACATGAATATGCGCATGGTCCCTTTATTATGCGCTCGCGAAATGCATGTGGATAAGGGTATGCCAGGCCTGATTAGAATTTTAATGCACGTCAATACGGATAAATCACAAAATCAGATAAAACATCAATATCTGGGCAAAACCAAACACCTCAGACCTGATCTGAATGAAGGAGAAAGTGAATGATGATTGTAGTAATGAAAGCAACGGCCACCGCGAAACACACCGGCGCGGTTTTGAAGAAAATTCAGGAACTGGGATTTAAGCCCCATTTATCTTCCGGTGAGAAGAAAACTATCATAGGCATGGTCGGCAACGGCAAAAAAGTCGACCCTGAAATTCTACTGGCGCTCCCCGGGGTTGAAAATGTCGTGCCCATCCTGAAACCGTTCAAGCTGGCTGCCCGCGAATTCAAAAAAGAATCAACGGTTGTATCCATGAACGGCATAAAGATTGGCGGTCGTGAGCTGGTCATGATGGCCGGACCCTGTGCCGTCGAAAATCGGGATCAGATAATGGAAACCGCTGAAGTCGTCGCCAAGGCAGGAGCGAAAATACTGCGTGGTGGAGCATTTAAACCGAGGACCTCGCCTTATAGTTTTCAGGGTCTGGGTGAAGAGGGATTAAAGATTATGCGCGAGGCCGCCGACGCACATGGCCTGGCAATGGTGACTGAAGTAATCTCGCCTCAGTACGTTGACCTGGTTGGAAAATACACTGACATACTTCAAATCGGCGCACGCAACATGCAGAATTTCGCGCTTCTTGAAGCGGTCGGTAAAGCCGCTCGACCGGTGTTGCTCAAACGAGGATTAATGTCAACTATTGAAGAATGGTTGATGTCGGCCGAATATATCCTGTCTAACGGAAATCCCCATGTCATCCTGTGCGAACGAGGAATCCGCACCTTTGAAACATATACGCGCAACACCCTGGATATATCCGCCGTCCCGATAGTCAAGGAACTGAGTCATCTGCCCGTAATTATCGATCCCAGTCATTCCACCGGAAAACGCTCATTGGTCTCGCCTATTTCCAAATGCGGTATCGCCGCCGGGGCCGATGGTTTAATTGTAGAAGTTCATCCCCATCCCGAAGATGCCTTATCCGATGGCCCCCAGAGTCTCCATCCTGAGGAATTTGAAGCATTGATGGACGAATTAAAACCAATGGCTCAAGCCATGGGCCGAGATATATGATACGATTGAAACATTTAAAAGTCTTAATCATTGGCCTTGGACAGATTGGCGGATCTATGGGCCTGGATTTGATCAATCGAAAAATCGTTCGCGAGGTAATTGGCTATGACATAAATTCCCACACCGCGAGAATGGCCAAAAATATCAGTGCTGTTAATAGTATATCCCTCAATTTGACTCACAGCGTTCCCACAGCCGATCTGGTCATTCTTGCCACCCCCATCAGACAAACGATCAAGATACTGCCCTTGATATTACCGGCCGTAAAATCAAACGCCTGCATAATTGATACGGCCGGGATAAAATCAGAAATCCTCAATACCGTAAATTCCTGCTCTCCGTCGGTAAACTATATCAGTTGCCATCCCATCGCAGGTACGGAAGGACAGGGCATCCAGGCGGCACAACCAAATTTATTCGCAGATTCTTTTTTTGCGATGACGGAAAAAAATAAGACCTCACAGGAGTGGATCGAAGCTATTAAATTATTGATTAAAAAATTGGGGGCCGAACCGTTTGGGATAAAGGCGGAGACGCATGATAGAAATATTTCTCTAACTAGCCATCTGCCTTATCTTATGGCCATTTCTCTAACCAATTTAATCGGACATCAAAGTCTCAATGCTAAAAATCTAAAAAAAATGATAGGGGGAAGTTATAAAAGCGCGACCCGCGTCGCCCAATCATCTCCCGAACTTTCTCTCGACATGTTTATGTCGAATCGGGAAAGCGTAATAACGGCGATTGACCGATTTTCATATGAGCTTATGAAAATCAAACGCCTCATAAATTCCGGAGATGAAAAAGAATTAAAAAAAATAATCAGCGCGGCCAATAAACGAGCCACAAAATTCCACACATAGATATTTTTTCATCATTTAGCTTGCGCTTATCAAAATCATCCTTATAATTTATTTCCTTGAAATTTATTTCACCAAAGGAGAACATATGTTTAACCGAATATTACTCGCGGGACTGGGATTGGTGATAATTGTGTCGCTAATCGCCTGCGGCGAAAAAGAAAACCTACCAGGAGCGATCTCAACAACTAATTTATTACCTGACAAATTAACTGAGATTGAAATTACTCGTGCGGGCGAATCCTCCCTTTTTGTTGGTGACTCTCTATATGAGTATATCAACGGCGGGGCGGAAATATATCATCAATACGATTTTGTCGAAGTCGCCACGGCGACCTATACCTATAAACAGATTGAAATCATTGCCGATATATATCGATTCACCGAGAGCAATGGAGCCTACGGATTATATTCGGTTTTGCGACCCGAGGAAGAAGAGTATTTATCGCTTGGAGTGGAAGGTTTCGGTTCGGAATCAAGCCGCGATTTCGTAAAGGGTGAATATATGATTAGAGTTATCGGATACGACGCATCCGATGATACCAAAACGGCAGTAAATGCTCTGGCTGGTTATTTTGCCAAAACCATCCCCGGCACAATTGAAAAACCGAGCATGTATTCGAATCTGCCTACAGATATGATTGTCCCCGGTACAGATAAATATATTATCGAATCTTTTATGGGGCATACTTTTCTTACCCGGGTTTATACTCAAAATTATGATTTGAACGGCAATATATTACAGATTTTTATTTCCACCAATCCGGAGGATAAATTCGCAAAATGGCGAGGTGCCATCGAGGCATCAGGAACTGAATTTTCCGTTGATGATACTATTAATATCCCCCCGGATCGGTCTTTTGTTTTTGAAGACGGATTTTACGGAAATATTGTCGTGGGAATCATGGGAGATTATCTGGTTGGCGCCATTGATTACAAACCGGAACAAACTGAATTTATAAATTCCTGGCTTACTGCCTTAAATAAATAATAGCTATAAAAAAAGGGCCGCCCTTTGAGGGTGGCCCTGACAGATTTCCGAGTATAAAATTTATCCGTAGATAGTCTTCAACTCACTGATATTGTCTCTAATCCTAACCGAATTGGCGCATTGGGCCGTGCACTGATCACACGAACCACATGCATCCAGACTGCTTCCCCGAGGAATATTATTTAATACCCGTCGCGCTTTATAAAAATCGCCGTAACTGGCGGCGTACATATGCGTGCGCATCAGTGTCGGGATATCAGTCTTATGAGGGCAGGAAGCCAGACATTGGCGGCATTGATGACAGAACCCCATACCCAACTGAATAGTCGAATCCGAAAGCAGTTTCTCTTCCTCGGGAGTATATTCGAGACTGTAAGCGATTTCAAAATTATCATTTAGAAAATCATAGTTGGCAATTCCGGGGATAGAGGTCTTAATCTCAGGCATGCGCATAACCCAGCGGAGCATAGCGTTATGTATAGTCTTGTTGGGGTAGCCGGCAATTTGATCGGCTGACAGCCGGGAACCACCCGCCTGGGTTTTCATGGCAACAAATCCGATGCCTTTATTGGCGGCGTTTTTCACGGCCGCCATTAAATCGGCGTTATCGCCCAGAGAAATATTCATTGACGTCAGGATGACATCATAAAAACCGGCCTCGACTGTGTCATTAATAACCGCGGCCATATTACTATGAGTTGAAATTCCGGCGGCCAGTATTTTTTTCTGCTCTTTTAATTCGGCAAACCCCTCCTGTAAACCCGGATTGTTTACGAAGCCTAAAGTAGCGACGCTGTGAATGTAAAGGATGTCAACGTAATCAGTCTTAAGTCTTTTCAGACTTCCTTCGCATAATTCAATCAACTTCTTTTTTACCGCCGCGGGATCTTCTACTCTTTGCCCGGGCGTATAAACTTTCGTACCGATATTGACTTTATCCCGCACCTTCAATTTGTTGACCACTCGTCCAACCATTTGCTCATTTTGCCCATACTGGTAAGAAGCAGCTGTGTCGAAATGCCGAATTCCTTTTTCATAGGCGGCTTGAATAATTCCGGGATTATTAGCGCCACCAGCCCCCATGCTGACGATTGGAACCTTCATTCCGGTTTTACCCAAAGTTCTATAGATTATTTCTGGCTGTGTCGCTTGGTCAGTGTGTTCACCCTCCTGGGCCAGAGATAATTGCGGGGTCAGTCCGGCCAGTCCCGTCGTTGCCAATCCCGCAGCCGCTGTTGATAAAAATTTCCTGCGCGACAAATTCGATTTAGATTTATCCATCTGTTGCCTCCGCATGCAAAATGTATGTTAGTTTTCTTCTATTTGGCTCAAAAAATTCTCGGCTATGTTTCTTAGCTGTTGCCTAAAATCTTCGTTGGCCGACGTATCGTCAGGTAAGGCCTCCAATACATTTTTATAGCACTGGATCGCCATAGTCGTATCGCCCGCAACCAGGCAGGCATCCGCGTAGCTATCCCATGAATTGGCGACATTAGGATAATTATCCGCGACTATCTTAAAAACTCGCAAGGACTCGTCAATTCGATTTTGCTGCAATAGTTGATAACCAAGGACATTAAAATTCTGCATGGGGATATTGTACATATCCGGATACAAAGCAATGAATTTATCATATAAATCCAGACCGGCCGCTATCTGACCGGTGGTAAATAAAGCCATCAATTGATTCTGTGTGGGGGGTAAATCCTCAGCTCCCCTAAATTCACGCCTGACAAATTCTAAATCATAGCCATTGTGTAAAGGCATATTCTCGATAAAAGCCATACTCGCGGAATCATCATTTAAAAAAGCGTCAAAAAACCTATAGACATGATCCGCGATCATTTTGTATCCGTCCAATCTTTGCCGATGCATTTGCTCCGTGCTATCGCTCAACATACTTAATATTGAGCGTCCCATGTTGAAATCCTGATAAGAATTTGACGGGAAAGCAAAAGAATATCTTGACGCGAATATCAAAGAATCGAGCAAAGAAAAATCAGGCTCATGTTCTCCGGTAGGATATAAATTCATTAGCGGACCGCTTAATCTCTCAGGGGAATAGGCAGGGTTTTGCCTTACCAATTCCTGAAGCATTCCAAAAGTAAGCGAACCCGCAAGCGTGGCTGTCGCTTTGACGTTTTGATTTCTCAGCTTTACCAAAACAGCCGTAGCGCCTCCGGCGCCCGAACCTAAAATCCCTATTTTATTATAGTCGACATTTGGAAAGTCGTGCAAGAAGCCAAGTACAAATTCCGCGTCACGCGCGGTCGATTCGAGTCCTATCTGATTATATTCGGGAGTAGCCGACATCTGCCCGAGAGGATGGGTGGTAGCAACGATAAAACCATGACTGGCCAGGTACTCGCACAAGACAGCATTTTCGCAATAACTCGATTCATAGCGGGGACAGTATATTACCAGCGGAAACGAACCTTCTTCAGGATCAGCGTCTCTGACCGCCTTCAAATCTTTGCCCATAATTTCAAGCGCAAAACCAGCCGGTTGTTGGGTTGCGTTGACAATGTAACCTATTTCGCGATTATGCAATTGAGTCAAAAGATTAATAAACTCATCGTTCTCAGGATACGAATATGAGTATTCTCCATAAACCATCGTAATAGAGTTTTCCATAGTTTTGGCCGGATACCAAACACATATTTGTATCGGACGAGCGGTTTCTCCTTCCACCGGATTGCCGAAGTAATCCAATCTCGCCCGGTAAACTCTCGAGTAATCATATCGTTCGAAGGATTTGAATCCGATGCCGTGGGGCCCCGGTTCCAAATTTCCCCAAAGCGTAATATCCTGAGCCGAAGTTGCATTTACACAACAGATCAGGAAAAACGTGATAATAAGATTTGAAATGCCCTGACGGAAGAATTTTGGCATATCTAGGCTCCCTGCAAAGAATTAGTCATTGTAGTATCCAAGATAAAACAAACCGTCGCGTAAATCAAGATGTACTCAATGCTAAGAGAGAGCCGTAATATCAATTAGCGCGATATGTGACATAATTTTCAATATATGTATGCCGAATGAAACCTAATATCCCGATTCATGATCATGACATTCAGTACACAACATTTCTTTCCAGGCTTCATCTATGTCCTCAGGGTGCTCAAAATCGAGACCAATAATACTGCCTGCGATTTCATCCAAATTACTCGACGGTCCTTGCGCAACAATTAGATGACAGGTATTACAGGCATATGATAGTTTCTCGCCCCGCTCATTTTCCTTGACCCGATCATGACAGCGAAAACAACCATCATTTACAAAATGGCTAAGATAGTTGTGTCGAACCCG
This portion of the Candidatus Zixiibacteriota bacterium genome encodes:
- the trpA gene encoding tryptophan synthase subunit alpha, which translates into the protein MKSLTETFANCRRYSRKALMPFLTAGYPDERTFLKLLFEFQSSGADMVEIGIPFSDPLADGKTIQYSSHRALQQGINVVSIFRRLSQLNGSFRLPLIMMSYFNPIYHYGVDKFISRASSIGIKGLIIPDIIPEESGDLEYQCRQNNIDLIYLLAPTSNAKRTKLILRRSRGFVYLVTIAGVTGARDKLPADLVQWIKKIKKQSDIPVCSGFGISHKNQAATVSRVADGVIVGSAIIDIIRNSANPAQAVDETGKFIRQLRKGIDYVKG
- the aroF gene encoding 3-deoxy-7-phosphoheptulonate synthase, whose translation is MIVVMKATATAKHTGAVLKKIQELGFKPHLSSGEKKTIIGMVGNGKKVDPEILLALPGVENVVPILKPFKLAAREFKKESTVVSMNGIKIGGRELVMMAGPCAVENRDQIMETAEVVAKAGAKILRGGAFKPRTSPYSFQGLGEEGLKIMREAADAHGLAMVTEVISPQYVDLVGKYTDILQIGARNMQNFALLEAVGKAARPVLLKRGLMSTIEEWLMSAEYILSNGNPHVILCERGIRTFETYTRNTLDISAVPIVKELSHLPVIIDPSHSTGKRSLVSPISKCGIAAGADGLIVEVHPHPEDALSDGPQSLHPEEFEALMDELKPMAQAMGRDI
- the aroH gene encoding chorismate mutase gives rise to the protein MSKVRGIRGAISIPKNTEKDILEATTILLRKIIESNQIQTDDIASIFFTVTDDLNAEFPAYAVRNMNMRMVPLLCAREMHVDKGMPGLIRILMHVNTDKSQNQIKHQYLGKTKHLRPDLNEGESE
- a CDS encoding DUF6599 family protein, which gives rise to MFNRILLAGLGLVIIVSLIACGEKENLPGAISTTNLLPDKLTEIEITRAGESSLFVGDSLYEYINGGAEIYHQYDFVEVATATYTYKQIEIIADIYRFTESNGAYGLYSVLRPEEEEYLSLGVEGFGSESSRDFVKGEYMIRVIGYDASDDTKTAVNALAGYFAKTIPGTIEKPSMYSNLPTDMIVPGTDKYIIESFMGHTFLTRVYTQNYDLNGNILQIFISTNPEDKFAKWRGAIEASGTEFSVDDTINIPPDRSFVFEDGFYGNIVVGIMGDYLVGAIDYKPEQTEFINSWLTALNK
- a CDS encoding aldo/keto reductase, whose translation is MDKSKSNLSRRKFLSTAAAGLATTGLAGLTPQLSLAQEGEHTDQATQPEIIYRTLGKTGMKVPIVSMGAGGANNPGIIQAAYEKGIRHFDTAASYQYGQNEQMVGRVVNKLKVRDKVNIGTKVYTPGQRVEDPAAVKKKLIELCEGSLKRLKTDYVDILYIHSVATLGFVNNPGLQEGFAELKEQKKILAAGISTHSNMAAVINDTVEAGFYDVILTSMNISLGDNADLMAAVKNAANKGIGFVAMKTQAGGSRLSADQIAGYPNKTIHNAMLRWVMRMPEIKTSIPGIANYDFLNDNFEIAYSLEYTPEEEKLLSDSTIQLGMGFCHQCRQCLASCPHKTDIPTLMRTHMYAASYGDFYKARRVLNNIPRGSSLDACGSCDQCTAQCANSVRIRDNISELKTIYG
- a CDS encoding prephenate dehydrogenase; this translates as MIRLKHLKVLIIGLGQIGGSMGLDLINRKIVREVIGYDINSHTARMAKNISAVNSISLNLTHSVPTADLVILATPIRQTIKILPLILPAVKSNACIIDTAGIKSEILNTVNSCSPSVNYISCHPIAGTEGQGIQAAQPNLFADSFFAMTEKNKTSQEWIEAIKLLIKKLGAEPFGIKAETHDRNISLTSHLPYLMAISLTNLIGHQSLNAKNLKKMIGGSYKSATRVAQSSPELSLDMFMSNRESVITAIDRFSYELMKIKRLINSGDEKELKKIISAANKRATKFHT